The following proteins are encoded in a genomic region of Paenibacillus sp. FSL H3-0469:
- a CDS encoding helix-turn-helix domain-containing protein: MTEAEPSFDRFFDSMESLADTLSESLQAQVTIEDSNHHVIGYSSHQFESDPARISTIIGKRVPSTVIIGLRKKGVMHNLENTAHPIRIPAVMEVGLGPRLAMCIRHQQEILGYIWVVDGGNLSEGHAERIVEKAAGIAGRYLLKQRGWKTKQEKTFEDFFWKLLTSHYESEPRIRQEAEAGAILLPERYYIGVLESSRPVDEHFLQRFRRVMDAYTGQRLLFQTAEQNRLIILFSFMFPVEGTGRLSSFLHKLLGELGQSEGGRLTAGCSPEYREYTSAAEAYREAQQILELKKLLPYHTRELLLYEEIGFWTYLPAILEQKRSRPRRSLLLYPLKEHDREHKSDFLKTVAVYLSLNGNLKESAAFLHIHTNTLMYRLNRIAEITGRSLKETDYRTSIYLDLLTEETAQVNLWFQEAAGSRA, translated from the coding sequence TTGACAGAAGCAGAGCCATCATTTGACCGTTTTTTTGACAGTATGGAATCCTTGGCGGATACCCTCAGTGAATCGCTTCAGGCTCAGGTTACGATTGAGGACAGCAATCATCATGTGATCGGCTACAGCTCCCATCAGTTTGAGAGCGATCCGGCGCGAATCTCGACCATTATCGGCAAAAGAGTACCGAGTACCGTGATCATTGGCCTCCGCAAAAAAGGTGTGATGCACAATCTGGAGAATACCGCCCATCCCATCCGCATCCCCGCCGTGATGGAGGTCGGTCTGGGTCCCAGACTTGCCATGTGCATCCGGCACCAGCAGGAGATTCTCGGCTATATCTGGGTAGTGGACGGCGGGAATCTTTCCGAAGGTCATGCAGAGCGTATCGTGGAGAAGGCTGCCGGGATTGCCGGACGTTATCTGCTGAAGCAGCGCGGCTGGAAGACGAAGCAGGAGAAGACGTTCGAGGATTTCTTTTGGAAGCTGCTGACCTCACATTATGAGAGTGAGCCGCGAATTCGGCAGGAGGCAGAGGCTGGGGCGATTCTGCTGCCGGAGCGATATTATATCGGGGTGCTGGAGAGCAGCAGGCCGGTGGATGAGCATTTTTTGCAGAGATTCCGCAGGGTGATGGATGCCTATACCGGGCAGCGGCTGCTCTTTCAGACCGCCGAGCAGAACCGGCTGATTATTCTGTTCTCCTTTATGTTTCCGGTGGAAGGGACGGGGCGTCTGTCTTCGTTCCTGCACAAGCTGCTAGGGGAGCTGGGTCAGAGCGAAGGCGGCAGGCTTACGGCAGGCTGCAGTCCTGAATACCGCGAATATACCTCGGCCGCCGAAGCGTACCGTGAAGCGCAGCAGATTCTGGAGTTGAAAAAGCTGCTGCCTTATCACACCCGTGAGCTGCTGCTCTATGAAGAAATCGGGTTCTGGACGTACCTTCCGGCTATTCTGGAACAGAAACGGAGCCGCCCCCGCCGGAGCCTGCTGCTCTATCCGCTGAAGGAGCATGACCGTGAGCATAAGAGCGATTTTCTGAAGACCGTCGCTGTATATCTGTCGCTGAACGGAAATCTGAAGGAGTCGGCTGCTTTTCTGCATATTCATACCAATACCTTAATGTACCGCCTGAACCGGATCGCCGAGATTACAGGCCGGAGCCTCAAGGAGACGGATTACCGCACCTCCATTTACCTGGATCTTCTGACCGAAGAGACCGCGCAGGTGAACCTGTGGTTCCAGGAGGCTGCCGGTTCCAGAGCGTAG
- a CDS encoding DUF4127 family protein, with the protein MKNVLYVPLDDRPVNLDDVIVQGKSAGIHVITPDVTDLKNRLDSQKTASGTTLLTTGSPAYGDTAKIRQFIRDHAASVDGFILSADMLAYGGLIGSRRLRTDAGGAYPAYDAAITDLLDVIREVKQACPDKPMYVMDTIMRLATTSFAGGLDLAAYTESRNFMLQPRRSFTQFDDILSGYNLSPTGDYGSTATFDKEQYYNTRAHKFKTNRYILEVLAQEGSIDFLAVGVDDANTQGVQINEIHYMEAGINEWLGGTQGQNPHRAVILPDADGLGQSLLARMANQLYRNGATTRYTVEYFGPHGSTLTSPYEYMDVHQNILRHLDIVRGEAVGDAREVEIIAITAADQALAAVNRIEDNYSRLIPSVVIDCVGAGAAAASITETLLGSRHTGALLGYSGWNTPGNKIGLALGMAQARYVYVVTETDAAALDLAVNAHGSLLFKRFLKDYFYKRLAIGEIRTYSRAHSLYENVATFTDQNMLLFNSPEDYAHLQALLRERMQTHTATLAGTEAFLIGSAEPACSIRQINGGNWVFSEYASAVLPYDNPDYLWGRAFEITLNPHVTLES; encoded by the coding sequence ATGAAGAATGTACTATATGTACCGCTGGATGATCGGCCTGTGAATCTGGATGATGTGATTGTGCAGGGGAAGTCGGCGGGGATTCATGTGATCACACCGGATGTAACAGACCTTAAGAACCGCTTGGATTCGCAAAAGACAGCATCGGGCACAACCCTGCTGACCACAGGTTCACCGGCTTATGGAGACACAGCCAAGATCCGGCAATTTATTCGGGATCATGCGGCTTCAGTGGATGGCTTCATCCTGTCGGCGGACATGCTGGCCTATGGGGGGCTGATTGGCAGCCGCCGTCTGCGTACGGATGCAGGGGGTGCTTATCCCGCTTATGATGCAGCAATTACAGACTTGCTGGACGTCATCCGTGAAGTGAAGCAAGCCTGCCCGGACAAGCCGATGTATGTAATGGACACGATTATGAGGCTGGCGACCACCTCGTTTGCGGGAGGACTGGACCTCGCGGCTTATACGGAATCCCGTAATTTCATGCTTCAGCCGCGCAGAAGCTTCACGCAGTTCGACGATATTCTCAGCGGATATAACCTGTCCCCGACCGGGGACTATGGGAGTACGGCTACTTTTGATAAAGAGCAGTATTACAATACCAGAGCGCATAAGTTCAAGACGAACCGCTATATTCTGGAGGTGCTGGCGCAGGAAGGCTCTATTGATTTCCTTGCAGTCGGTGTGGATGACGCCAACACTCAGGGCGTACAGATTAACGAGATTCACTATATGGAAGCAGGCATTAATGAATGGCTGGGCGGGACCCAGGGTCAAAATCCGCACCGGGCCGTCATTCTCCCGGATGCAGACGGACTGGGGCAGTCCCTACTGGCGCGGATGGCGAATCAGCTCTACCGGAATGGGGCAACGACCAGATATACTGTTGAATATTTCGGACCGCATGGCTCTACCCTCACGAGTCCGTATGAATATATGGATGTGCACCAGAACATCCTGCGCCATCTGGATATTGTGAGGGGAGAGGCGGTAGGCGATGCCAGGGAGGTGGAGATTATCGCAATTACCGCTGCGGATCAGGCACTGGCTGCGGTTAACCGCATCGAAGATAACTATTCCCGCCTTATCCCGTCGGTAGTGATTGACTGTGTCGGCGCGGGTGCAGCAGCTGCAAGTATCACTGAGACTCTGCTGGGCAGCAGGCATACTGGCGCGCTATTAGGATATAGCGGCTGGAACACGCCGGGGAACAAAATCGGCCTCGCACTGGGCATGGCCCAGGCCCGGTATGTTTATGTCGTTACAGAGACCGATGCGGCTGCGCTGGATCTTGCGGTTAACGCTCACGGCTCACTGCTGTTCAAGCGCTTCCTGAAGGACTATTTCTACAAAAGACTGGCGATTGGTGAAATCCGGACGTACTCCAGAGCCCATTCGCTCTATGAGAATGTTGCAACATTTACAGATCAGAATATGTTGTTGTTCAACAGCCCGGAGGACTACGCTCATCTTCAGGCTCTGCTGAGAGAACGGATGCAGACACACACAGCCACGCTTGCCGGGACGGAGGCCTTCCTGATCGGGAGTGCTGAACCGGCGTGCAGTATCCGGCAGATTAACGGGGGGAACTGGGTCTTCTCGGAATATGCCAGCGCTGTCCTTCCGTACGATAACCCCGATTATCTGTGGGGCCGCGCCTTTGAAATTACTTTGAATCCTCATGTCACGTTAGAATCATAG
- a CDS encoding response regulator — MLTMIVADDEPFIRSSLIHVFDWQEEFGIEIIGEASDGLEAYELCLRLQPDILFTDIMMPLMGGLEVAEKLREAGCRARIIIISGAQDFSYAREALKVNAEGYILKPVKLPEIRSVFRQAVAKLTEERGQQLDMEQLKQQLQDNMPLLREKFLQNLIAGLYRREKEIWQKIQYFSLPFQQGTPLSVCVLQLDEYRSAVDKYSEEHKQLLYFSIQNIIQESLDSHPCAISFVASENEFILVFCTPQTPPSHSISGTCGQIIANIQKYLRLDASVGIGRACPLAGQLEDSYKDALAALVYKFYTGPASVLYIKDIQPDTEKLQSTFIYKLQARLMNELKAGHTDTVTRLMEQLFSGLAGHKHRIEYVQSLCAEMIFTSARALYEIDEDIGQVLSDRISIMDKLYQQTTITGLKAYMLSLLHDLSAYVAGKNTSRNSRIVSSIRTIVQEGYASELSVSRIAEEVFLTPNYISLLFKKETGGTITDYITQIRIGKAKELLLTTDLKVMEISERVGYENPHYFSTVFKKTTGLHPLKFRSAKD, encoded by the coding sequence ATGTTAACGATGATCGTAGCGGATGACGAGCCGTTTATCCGCAGCAGTCTGATCCATGTGTTCGATTGGCAGGAAGAGTTCGGGATAGAGATTATCGGGGAAGCCTCGGACGGGCTGGAAGCCTACGAATTATGCCTGAGGCTCCAGCCGGACATCCTGTTCACCGACATTATGATGCCATTAATGGGAGGCCTGGAGGTAGCGGAGAAGCTGCGGGAGGCAGGCTGCAGGGCCCGGATCATTATTATCAGCGGCGCCCAGGACTTCTCCTACGCCCGGGAGGCGCTGAAGGTCAATGCAGAGGGATATATTCTGAAGCCTGTCAAGCTGCCCGAGATCCGCAGTGTCTTCCGCCAGGCGGTGGCGAAGCTGACAGAGGAACGCGGGCAGCAGCTGGATATGGAGCAGCTTAAGCAGCAGCTTCAAGACAATATGCCGCTGCTGCGGGAGAAATTCCTCCAGAATCTGATCGCCGGCCTCTACCGCAGGGAGAAGGAGATCTGGCAGAAGATACAGTATTTCTCCCTGCCCTTCCAGCAAGGGACACCTCTCAGCGTATGTGTGCTCCAGCTGGATGAATACCGGAGCGCGGTGGATAAATACTCGGAGGAGCACAAGCAGCTGCTTTATTTTTCCATCCAGAATATCATTCAGGAGAGCCTGGACAGCCACCCCTGTGCCATCAGCTTCGTGGCTAGCGAGAACGAGTTCATCCTGGTGTTCTGCACCCCGCAGACGCCTCCGTCCCACTCCATCTCCGGGACCTGCGGGCAGATTATCGCCAACATTCAGAAGTATCTGCGGCTGGACGCCTCCGTCGGTATCGGGCGGGCTTGTCCGCTGGCGGGCCAGCTTGAGGATTCCTATAAGGATGCGCTAGCCGCGCTGGTGTACAAATTCTATACCGGGCCTGCCTCCGTCCTCTACATCAAGGATATTCAGCCCGACACGGAGAAGCTGCAGAGCACCTTTATCTATAAACTCCAGGCCCGGCTGATGAATGAATTGAAGGCAGGACATACGGACACCGTCACCCGGCTGATGGAGCAGCTCTTTAGCGGGCTGGCCGGGCACAAGCATAGAATTGAATATGTGCAGAGCCTCTGCGCAGAGATGATTTTCACCTCCGCCAGAGCTCTATATGAGATTGATGAGGATATCGGGCAGGTGCTGAGCGACCGGATTAGCATCATGGATAAGCTGTATCAGCAGACCACCATCACCGGCCTTAAGGCGTATATGCTGTCGCTCCTGCATGATTTAAGCGCTTATGTGGCAGGCAAGAATACCTCCAGGAACAGCCGGATCGTCAGCAGCATCCGTACCATCGTTCAGGAGGGGTACGCCTCGGAGCTGTCCGTGTCCAGGATTGCCGAGGAGGTGTTTCTGACGCCTAACTACATCAGCCTGCTGTTCAAGAAGGAGACCGGCGGAACCATTACCGACTATATCACCCAGATCCGCATAGGCAAGGCGAAGGAGCTGCTGCTGACCACGGACCTGAAGGTCATGGAGATCTCGGAGCGGGTCGGCTATGAGAATCCCCATTATTTCAGTACTGTTTTCAAAAAAACCACCGGCCTGCACCCGCTCAAATTCCGTTCGGCCAAGGATTAA
- a CDS encoding lysozyme: protein MASLGSSGAALIKSHEGFSLKFYGDPKGYPTVGWGHLITSSKTYKKNTTGNPNDSLLTQAEANALSTSLGLNYTSPISQTQANTFFNNDTAEAVGRVNRLTLPAGMSLSQSQFDALVSLTFNGGPKVLETTDVKNLLAYKLIYSSFQGPRSEVEKDNCSRLVSKAFSYDTSLTRRRNEEATLFCSGQPYTHKYPVYSL from the coding sequence ATGGCATCTTTAGGTTCTAGTGGTGCAGCCCTTATTAAATCGCATGAGGGATTTTCTTTAAAATTCTATGGAGACCCCAAGGGGTATCCAACAGTTGGATGGGGACATCTTATAACATCGAGCAAAACATATAAGAAAAACACAACAGGTAATCCAAATGATTCTCTTCTAACCCAAGCAGAAGCTAATGCTCTATCAACTTCTTTGGGACTAAATTATACTTCTCCAATTTCTCAGACTCAGGCAAATACATTTTTTAACAATGATACCGCAGAAGCTGTAGGAAGAGTAAATCGGTTGACACTTCCTGCTGGTATGTCTTTGTCACAATCTCAGTTTGATGCACTTGTTTCGCTGACTTTTAATGGAGGTCCTAAAGTGCTTGAAACCACTGATGTAAAAAATCTGCTTGCATACAAGTTGATATATTCGTCCTTTCAAGGCCCTCGTTCAGAGGTAGAAAAAGATAATTGTTCGAGACTGGTCAGCAAAGCATTTTCATATGACACAAGCTTAACGAGACGAAGAAATGAAGAAGCAACTTTGTTTTGTTCCGGGCAGCCTTATACTCACAAATATCCAGTGTACTCACTTTAG
- a CDS encoding YvrJ family protein translates to MPEIDIATLVANLGFPIGITLYLLIRFEKKISDLSEAINSLKNEIQKNVKK, encoded by the coding sequence ATGCCCGAGATTGATATTGCCACACTAGTTGCTAATTTAGGCTTCCCTATTGGAATAACCCTGTATTTGCTAATCCGTTTCGAAAAGAAAATATCTGATTTAAGTGAAGCTATTAATAGTCTGAAAAATGAAATACAAAAAAATGTAAAGAAGTGA
- a CDS encoding GNAT family N-acetyltransferase, giving the protein MALEFKVNEKLLPEQMAEVFRLSGLKRPHHDLDRMGKMIDQADILISCWDGGRVVGVARAITDYCYCCYLSDLAVIKEYQKKNIGKDLVERLQQTLGDQVSIVLLSSEEALTFYPQIGFEQATNAFRIARKH; this is encoded by the coding sequence ATGGCATTAGAATTTAAGGTCAACGAGAAATTGCTGCCTGAACAAATGGCCGAGGTGTTTAGATTATCAGGACTCAAACGACCTCACCATGATTTAGACCGTATGGGAAAAATGATTGATCAGGCCGATATCCTAATTAGCTGCTGGGATGGCGGCCGGGTAGTCGGAGTAGCACGGGCCATTACGGACTATTGTTACTGCTGTTACCTCTCAGACTTGGCGGTTATCAAAGAGTATCAGAAGAAAAATATAGGTAAGGACCTGGTAGAACGCCTTCAGCAGACCTTAGGAGATCAAGTATCCATCGTGCTTTTGTCTTCTGAGGAGGCTTTAACGTTCTATCCTCAAATCGGCTTTGAACAGGCTACCAATGCGTTTCGGATTGCCCGCAAACATTAG
- a CDS encoding sigma-70 family RNA polymerase sigma factor produces the protein MKPDDSLNRRFISYMANLIYYNSINYDKKRRMKDTRFPLTLDNDDNMESVLLTIYDPDVIHANLRDHITDYALFQAYETLSSRQQEILSLAYVHNLKDEEIAKKLGYTQQNISKHRLKALEKLRRLLTEG, from the coding sequence ATGAAACCGGATGATAGTTTAAATCGCCGTTTTATTTCGTACATGGCCAATCTTATTTATTACAACTCTATTAATTATGACAAAAAAAGAAGAATGAAGGACACTCGGTTTCCTCTAACACTAGACAACGATGACAATATGGAATCTGTCCTATTAACTATTTATGATCCAGATGTTATACATGCAAATCTCAGAGATCACATCACAGACTATGCACTTTTTCAAGCTTATGAGACCCTTTCATCCCGACAACAAGAGATTCTATCACTAGCCTATGTCCACAACCTTAAGGACGAGGAAATAGCCAAAAAATTAGGTTACACCCAACAAAATATCTCCAAACACCGATTAAAAGCTTTAGAAAAATTGCGCCGGTTACTAACGGAGGGATGA
- a CDS encoding helix-turn-helix domain-containing protein — protein MFSQLLVQAQRDKDSGATLHILESFTPKIKASLRQVPADYRDDLKQELYVKMIEVIQTFDISELK, from the coding sequence ATGTTTTCTCAATTATTAGTACAAGCACAACGAGACAAGGATTCGGGGGCGACATTGCACATCCTGGAGTCTTTCACCCCAAAAATCAAAGCCTCCTTGCGGCAAGTGCCCGCCGATTATCGTGATGATTTAAAACAGGAACTCTATGTCAAAATGATTGAGGTTATACAAACTTTTGATATTAGTGAATTGAAATAA
- a CDS encoding protein-glutamine gamma-glutamyltransferase: MGYGYAAPADPAFESRMRGEIIAAARAMNVGGTDFSTFENSRCNPRYWTRTGGGGFELNSNVTPSAAINDIFLNGQLYAFECAMAMVMILYKATINMIGEAAFNRNFTGLYLWDWNYDSNLKLITTFNRNELQPGDVVYFKNPDHDPAKPEWQGENAIMLSRDSYYGHGLGIKNATQMITSLNRERVPGSRTSAYLADEGLHPDFAYIASLGNARLSPPVSAKVNAKTAIYSRIGTKSYIIR; this comes from the coding sequence ATGGGGTATGGATACGCGGCTCCGGCAGATCCGGCATTTGAGAGCAGAATGCGGGGGGAGATTATTGCGGCAGCCCGGGCAATGAATGTTGGAGGGACAGATTTCTCGACCTTCGAGAATTCCCGTTGCAATCCGAGGTACTGGACCCGTACAGGAGGCGGTGGATTTGAGCTGAATTCAAATGTCACGCCTTCGGCGGCGATTAATGATATTTTTCTCAATGGACAGCTGTATGCCTTCGAATGTGCTATGGCGATGGTGATGATTCTCTATAAAGCGACCATCAACATGATCGGGGAGGCGGCCTTCAACCGTAATTTCACCGGCCTCTACCTGTGGGACTGGAACTATGACAGCAATCTGAAGCTGATTACCACGTTCAACAGGAATGAACTGCAGCCGGGCGATGTGGTCTATTTCAAGAATCCCGACCATGATCCGGCTAAGCCGGAATGGCAGGGGGAGAACGCGATTATGTTGTCCAGGGACAGTTACTACGGACACGGGCTCGGGATCAAGAATGCCACTCAGATGATAACCTCGCTCAACAGGGAGCGGGTGCCGGGCAGCCGGACCTCGGCTTATCTGGCGGATGAGGGGCTTCACCCGGACTTTGCCTATATTGCTTCTCTCGGCAACGCACGCCTGAGCCCGCCAGTCTCCGCCAAAGTGAATGCAAAAACCGCCATCTACTCTAGAATAGGTACGAAATCCTATATTATCCGCTAG
- the ald gene encoding alanine dehydrogenase → MIIGVPKEIKNNENRVAITPAGVVSLSAEGHKVLVEAGAGAGSGFLDEEYAAAGAELVAEAAAVWAAAEMVMKVKEPLSSEYGYFRPGLILFTYLHLAPEPTLAAALKDKGVFAIGYETVVDGRTLPLLTPMSEVAGRMAVQLGAQFLQKNYGGQGILLSGVPGVSRGKVSIIGGGVVGTNAAKMAIGLGAEVTIIDLSADRLRQLDDIFGAQISTLISNPYNIAKAVAEADLLVGAVLIPGAKAPKLVTEAMVQTMKPGSVIVDVAIDQGGIVETIDRVTTHDNPVFEKHGVLHYSVANMPGAVAKTSTIALTNVTVPYALQIANKGVFQAIEDNAGLKSGVNVANGKITCQAVAEALGEEYFTVEAAVEQEFTLI, encoded by the coding sequence ATGATTATTGGCGTACCGAAAGAAATCAAAAACAACGAAAATCGTGTAGCGATTACCCCAGCCGGTGTGGTAAGTCTAAGCGCAGAAGGACATAAGGTGCTTGTTGAAGCCGGAGCGGGTGCGGGCAGCGGGTTCCTGGACGAAGAGTATGCCGCAGCGGGTGCAGAATTGGTTGCAGAAGCTGCCGCAGTGTGGGCTGCCGCTGAAATGGTCATGAAGGTGAAAGAACCGCTGAGCAGTGAATACGGCTACTTCCGCCCGGGGCTTATCCTCTTCACTTATCTGCATCTGGCTCCAGAGCCGACTCTTGCTGCCGCCCTCAAAGACAAAGGCGTATTCGCTATCGGCTATGAGACTGTAGTGGATGGACGTACCTTGCCGCTGCTCACCCCGATGAGCGAGGTGGCCGGACGCATGGCTGTACAGCTAGGTGCACAATTCCTGCAAAAGAACTACGGCGGACAGGGCATCCTGCTCTCCGGGGTTCCCGGCGTAAGCCGCGGCAAGGTCAGCATCATCGGCGGCGGAGTGGTCGGTACCAATGCCGCTAAGATGGCCATCGGCCTCGGCGCTGAGGTGACCATTATCGATTTGAGCGCAGACCGGCTCCGCCAGCTCGACGATATTTTCGGTGCCCAGATCAGTACCCTGATCTCCAATCCGTACAACATCGCTAAGGCCGTTGCTGAAGCGGATCTGCTGGTAGGGGCAGTGCTGATTCCAGGCGCGAAGGCGCCTAAGCTCGTAACGGAAGCGATGGTGCAGACGATGAAGCCGGGCTCCGTCATTGTCGATGTGGCGATTGACCAGGGCGGGATTGTGGAGACGATTGACCGGGTGACCACGCACGACAACCCTGTATTCGAGAAGCATGGGGTCCTGCACTATTCGGTCGCCAATATGCCGGGCGCAGTCGCCAAAACCTCCACCATCGCCCTAACTAACGTCACCGTTCCATACGCCCTGCAAATTGCCAACAAAGGCGTATTCCAGGCCATCGAAGACAATGCCGGTCTGAAGAGCGGCGTCAACGTAGCCAACGGCAAAATCACCTGCCAGGCCGTAGCCGAAGCGCTTGGGGAAGAGTACTTCACGGTTGAAGCTGCTGTAGAGCAGGAGTTCACGCTGATTTAA
- a CDS encoding extracellular solute-binding protein has product MNKSRVIAGITSLVLIMGLAAGCGNSSNSSSADNGSSATGKNTAVTLKMWGGVPPESGPQQVVDNWNKEHPDIQVEYVRYVNDDDGNLKLDTAMITGQDVDLFVNYTISHAAKRVESGLALDLSGFSDYNIEEKMGADTASWKIDGKFYGVPTTKSPFFIALNKDALDKAGLPVPKEWTWNELREYAKKLKSGNSYGFIQNMEPFVDPIDSVLSQEGYTKPDGTSNLDHPLVRQWLETLNGMMQDDKTTPPLGEQLTSKMPVEQVFLSGEVPMLNIGAWLLRSSNNFTDFPRDFKIAFAPVPRLTESASDYVTRGGLGDYISINAKSKKQEAAWEFLKWYSDGGMSPMAAGGRLPASKDAKQEDALKSLIGDKSDSYDLDSLMYVMFDNKTPTYVRSLPQEVMDLRSQEYEKYFLGSQSLDQTVQAMAARHNEYLKQKK; this is encoded by the coding sequence TTGAACAAGAGCCGTGTTATTGCCGGAATCACTTCACTCGTTCTGATCATGGGCCTGGCCGCAGGCTGCGGGAACAGCAGCAATTCATCTTCAGCGGACAATGGAAGCTCTGCTACAGGTAAGAATACAGCGGTTACGCTCAAAATGTGGGGCGGTGTCCCGCCGGAATCCGGTCCGCAGCAGGTGGTGGACAACTGGAACAAGGAGCACCCCGATATTCAGGTGGAATATGTACGCTATGTTAATGATGATGACGGCAATCTGAAGCTGGACACGGCGATGATTACCGGCCAGGATGTGGATTTGTTTGTGAACTATACGATCTCCCATGCCGCCAAGCGGGTGGAATCAGGGCTGGCCCTGGACCTCAGCGGCTTCTCCGATTACAACATTGAAGAGAAGATGGGCGCAGACACCGCGAGCTGGAAAATTGACGGCAAATTCTACGGCGTTCCGACGACCAAAAGCCCGTTTTTCATCGCCCTGAACAAGGACGCCCTGGACAAGGCCGGTCTGCCGGTTCCGAAGGAATGGACCTGGAATGAGCTGCGGGAGTATGCGAAGAAGCTGAAGAGCGGCAATTCGTACGGTTTTATTCAAAATATGGAGCCCTTCGTGGACCCCATCGACTCCGTGCTCTCCCAGGAGGGCTACACCAAGCCGGACGGCACCTCCAATCTGGATCATCCGCTGGTCAGACAATGGCTGGAGACGCTGAACGGGATGATGCAGGACGACAAGACCACGCCGCCGCTCGGCGAGCAATTAACTTCCAAGATGCCGGTGGAGCAGGTCTTCCTCAGCGGAGAGGTGCCAATGCTCAATATCGGGGCGTGGCTGCTGCGCAGCTCCAATAACTTCACCGACTTCCCGCGTGATTTCAAAATCGCCTTCGCTCCGGTACCCCGGCTCACTGAATCCGCCAGTGATTACGTAACCCGCGGGGGCCTCGGCGATTACATTTCCATTAATGCCAAGTCCAAGAAGCAGGAAGCGGCCTGGGAGTTCCTGAAGTGGTATTCCGATGGCGGCATGTCCCCGATGGCAGCGGGCGGAAGACTCCCGGCCTCCAAAGATGCCAAGCAGGAAGATGCACTCAAGAGCCTCATCGGCGACAAAAGTGACTCCTACGATCTGGACTCCCTGATGTACGTGATGTTCGACAACAAGACGCCAACCTACGTCCGCAGCCTGCCGCAAGAGGTGATGGACCTGCGCTCACAGGAGTACGAGAAATATTTCCTCGGCTCACAGTCGCTCGACCAGACTGTGCAGGCCATGGCAGCACGGCATAACGAGTATTTGAAGCAGAAGAAGTAG